Below is a genomic region from Erigeron canadensis isolate Cc75 chromosome 7, C_canadensis_v1, whole genome shotgun sequence.
TATAACTGAAATTGACACATACATAAGTATATGCATCAGTGTTATTTTCAAGTTATATGTGAAGTTTCTTCAGTGGATTTGAATATGTAGTGAATTTTAGAATAACTTTTCATGACTCATTGGTAGTGCCATTTCAGGAAGGTAGGGATGTTGTGAAGAAGAAGACATTTACCCCTCCACCGCGCTTTATGAATGTTGATGAAGCTAGGTCTGTTAATAATCTCTAGTATTATCTAATCATACTAGGTTGTGTTTTTTGTGCTTTCTTAACatctcttatttatttatttatcttcttcACCCTTACTCTATGCCCAGAGAAATGCATATTCGCGTTGAGCGTAGGCGGGATCCAATGACCGGtgattattttgaaaatataaatggCATGATGTTTAAAGACGGATTCTTATATAAGACTGTCTCCATGAAATCAATAAGCACTCAGAATATACAACCAAGTTTTGATGAACTCGAAAAGTTCCGGCAACCTAGCGAGAACGGGGATGGTGATATTGCTAGTTTATCTACGCTCTTTGCAAAcagaaagaaaggacattttatgaagggtGATAGGGTTATCGTTATCAAGGGGGACCTTAAAAATTTGAAAGGATGGGTGGAGAAAGTCGAAGAAGGGACTGTTCATATTAAGCCGAGTGAGGAGGGACTTCCTGTAAGTAAACCAGTTTTAGTTGTATTCTTCGTCATAaagttttttatgaattttttttttttttgagtacATTCACATTTCTTTCATCTTTCAGAGAACTCTTGCTGTAAGTGAAAGAGAGCTCTGCAAGTACTTTGAGCAAGGGAATCATGTAAAAGTTGTTTCTGGTGCCCAAGAAGGTGTGACTGGAATGGTGGTAACAGTTGAAGGTCATGTGGTTAACATAGTGTCAGATACCACCAAGGAAGTTGTAAGTAGTGAAGATATCACTTTCAattctatttttcatttttatgaaaGAAATACTGTTTGTTACTGACTTATTTGCTGTTCCAGGTACGCGTGTTCTCTGATAATGTTGTGGAGAGTTCTGAAGTAACATCTGGCATTACCAAAATTGGGGATTTTGAGCTCCATGATCTTGTCCAACTGGAGTAATTACGTTCTACAAAGCTTTGccaatttttacttttaatttcgGTATCTTATGTTTCTCTTATTTTGTGCAGTAATGTGAACTTTGGTGTAATCATACGCGTAGACAGTGAAGCTTTTCAGGTTGGTGTTTTTAGGTTAGCGTCTTGTCATATATAAATTACTGTCTCTTGTCATATCTAATGCGTGATTGTTAAATGTGTTATTTCTCTACAGGTTCTGAAGGGTGTTGCAGATAGAGCAGAGGTACAACTTGTTAGGTTGAGAGACATTAAATACAAGATTGATAGGAAAATATCTGCTCATGATTACTATAAGAACACAGTATCAGTGAAAGATGTAGTTAAGGTTCTGGAAGGTCCATGCAAGGTGAGTCTTGTATTCTTTCTGTTGATCTAATGTGTTATATATGCATTAATTATATCGATTTTTTTGTTAGGGACGACAAGGTCCTGTTGAACACATATATAAAGGGATGCTATTTATATACGATCGTCACCATCTGGAGCATGCTGGATTTATTTGTGCCAAGTCCCAATCATGCGTATTAGTTGGTGGTTCTCGAGCTAACGGTGATAGAAATGTATGGATTATTTAATTTCATGATCTCTTTTGTCTTTCATTACTTATTGCTTTATATGTCGAtcacttatttatatattctatGTTCTTGCTCGAttgaattttatgttttaaattatcTTATGTAGGGTAATCCTTTGGCTTCAAGAGCTGCTCAGCTTAGGACTCCAACTCATCTTCATAATTCTCCGGGTAGATCTCCTGGAAGAGGAGGTCCACCACTACGTATGTTTTACATTAATGTGATGCACTTACAGACACAAGCTATTTTCACCACAGCTGTGCTCTTTTacattgaaattagggttcccTAATTAGCATTTTTGATTAATGTAGCTGGTGGGAGGCACAGAGGTGGTGGAAGGGGGAAAGATTCTTTAGTTGGAACATCGATAAAAATTCGGTTGGGTCCCTTCAAAGGATACAAGGGGCGTGTTGTCGATGTCAGTGGAACATCTATTCGGGTTGAGTTAGAGTCACAAATGAGAGTTATTAGaggcaagttttttttttgtctcttcCCTTTACTTTCTTGAATTGTTTACTGTTTGTCGCATTACATTTATATGGCCTTGTCTCTTTACAGTTGATCGCAATCAAATCTCTGATGCTGTCAATGTTACGACCCCGTATCGGTATGTTTGGACGTGCCCTTTTTGTATTGCTGgtcataaaaagaatatatttacTCACTGTTTTATGCTTTTACCAGTGACACGCATAGGTATGGCTCTGGAAGCGAGACACCTATGCATCCTTCACGAACCCCACTTCATCCATACATGACCCCTATGAGAGATCCCGGAGGTTGGTTCTTCAAAAGCTCATCTCATGAATTTTGTGAAAGGGGTGCATTTTTTTCCTCTAAAATTAATGTATTGTAATACTCTTCCAGCAACACCTATTCACGATGGCATGAGGACACCTATGCGTGACAGGGCATGGAATCCATACACACCAATGAGTCCTCCAAGGTctgttatatatgatttataatgTTAACACCAGAGAATCACAGATGGTTATATACAGTTTGGTTAGAGGTGGCAATACCTGTGGGTGGATTAATTCGGATTACCTTTTGTTTCGAAAGGGTAAAATGGATAAACTATATAATATGCTTAAAGGTATAACGTTTGAGAGTATCTGATGTATGTTATTAATGCCTTAAACCTCCTAATTCATTATATCCTGAAATTGCATTAATATTTTCAAAAGTAGTTTTGTAATCATACACATCTAATACATtcattatcaatttatcatataCAGTGAGAAGCAGAACTCTTTTCTAAAATATGTTGCATCTTACACTGAAGTGATCTGTTAGACACATAAGAAAATACTTTTCTCCTATTACCCAAGCTAGACATCATGCTCATGTTGCCTTCAAGTAATAATGTATTATGCATTTTtaccacttttttttaatgttcgGAGTCTTCGTGACCTTGTTTATTTTGATGGAAATCAGTGTTGATAGATCTGTTTTGATAGAGCTAGCAATTTCCGACACGGACCTGTTAGcacgacacgacacgacctggttttttcgtgtttggccttaacgtgtttcgtgtcttaacagttccggacctgttaagacacgatatgacacgataagacaagtagtatatatatggacatgttaaagacctattaaagacacgttaaagacCTGCTAAAGACACGTCAAGGAtacgttaagacacgataagatacgttatcaggtcccttatcgtgtaacttttaacaagtctCTTAACAGGTCCCTTGTCGTGTAACCTTGTCGTGTAACCTGTTAAAAATCATGTCGTGTCCGTGTTTGGAAAAACTGACACGATTAGCTAtcgtgttcgtgtttaaccCTATCGTGTTTGTGTCTTAGCGTGTCGTGTCGGACACGATATGCCAGCTCTAAGTGTTGACATGTTAATGTTACAGACACGTACATACTCAACGACTGGTGTATATGTGATGTGATGGGTTAGTAGTAGTACTAAGCTATATATTTTGTCTGTTTATAGGGATTCCTGGGAAGATGGAAACCCTGGTTCTTGGGGAACTAGTCCACAGTACCAGGTAAACACTTTGGACCCTCTAAAGGTGGACGAATTCAAATTTAAATTCTGCATCATTAACGGTATATCTCTTTGTCTTACATGCAGCCTGGAAGTCCCCGTCCAAGAGCATATGAAGCACCAACTCCTGGTTCAGGATGGGCTAACACTCCTGGTGGGAGTTACAATGAAGCTGGCACACCAAGAGATACTACCCCTGCCTATGGTAATCTATACGTTCACCTCTTAATCATAAATCTTTTTGATTTGCTGAGGAAATGTTATTGCTAAACCAATATATCTTATGTTACTACAGCCAATGCTCCAAGCCCTTACTTACCATCAACGCCTGGTGGACAGCCACCTATGACACCAAGTTCAACGTTCTTACCTGGTACTCCTGGTGGCCAACCAATGACTCCTGGCGGTGGTGGTTTGGATATGATGTCACCTGTAGTAGGTGGGTTTTAACTTGTAGTACTTTTTTGTGTTTTGCCTAAGTTTCTGATAACTGCAAAGAATATGCTactatatattatgtattttgCTGTAATGATGTTCCTTATTACATTATTGAAACGGTATTGGGTGGTTTTGGTGGTTTTTGCAGGTGGAGATAATGATGGACCTTGGTTCCTGCCAGATATATTGGTAAATTTACGCAGATCAGGCGAAGATGCTACCGTTGGTGTCATCCGAGAAGTGCTTCTGGTATGTAATCTCTTAGAGAACTGCAAGTTTGGTACCTGGTCATTGTAAACCTTAGGTGCAACATCTataattctttttcttataataatcatctttttatgttcttttagGACGGTGCTTGTCGAGTAGCTCTTGGTTCGAGTGGAAATGGTGATGTCATCACTGCCAACCCAAGCGAGATAGAGGTGGTGGTGCCGAGGAAGTCGGACAAGATTAAGATAATGGGTGGAGCTCAGCGTGGGGCCACTGGGAAGCTGATTGGTGTTGATGGCACAGATGGAATTGTTAAGGTGGATGACACTCTTGATGTGAAGATATTAGATATGGTCATTTTAGCCAAGCTAGCACATTTATCATAAAGTTTTGAGACTCTTGTAAACTAAAGTATGTACATTATTATGGATTTGTTTGTTTGAGCTTAAGAAACCTGGTCAAGTAAGTTTGATAATCTTGAGTGGTCTTTTCAACGGTGTGAGCACTGTGTTCTTCGGTGTCATCACATGGGGGTGCCGTAACATGGAATGGACGAATATTGAAAATAAGAAGGGATGGATGAATAATGAAAATATTAAGGGACGGATGAATATTGGAAATATGAGTTACTATCAAAAATCAGCCCTATGTTGGTCCAGACATTTGATACTCATGTTCTTTTTGTATTGGCGTTTTAAAACTCCAATTCTATATCTAAATCAGTCCGTTCAATTATTTTTCGTTTGATGTCCGGCATCACTATTGTGTGACATACGATTGTTGTAATTTGTAGTCGTTATGACATCACTGCTTCTTGTGTTTTGCACCATGATTATCAAGACCTTGACCTGACCATGCCAAAGAAACTTCATATACATTATAAATTCGTGCAACCTCAGAAAATATGAAACAAACATTGTTTATTTGAACACACAGCTAATCATTCCACTTTCGGTTTATTACACACAACTCTTATTTACTTTACCAACAACCATaggcaatgttttaaaaacctgTATGTATCGGCCAGTATTGTCCGGAATACCGGATTCCGGATGGTATCCCGGTATTTTACAAATGGTATTTTGATTATATCGCCCCATGTAAATACCGGTGATACCGGTAAGATAATATCGGCGGTAATCAtctttactttaaaaaaaattaaagaaagggGATATCAATATATCACCAACCACCGATCTAAATTAACACACACTATACAAAAACATACCCTAAAAAAACTTATTAACATACCCTTAAATTAACATACCCTAATTGTCAACAATATCATCAGCCACCACTTAAATTAACACACATCATACAACCCTTAATTCCTTAAATTTCaatcgccaccaccacctcttCCGAGTTGTAAACCACCACCACCTAAATTATCAACTTATTAAggtaatttttctttattaagtttCTATATTATACGAAATTTACTTTAATTAGCTAAATTATTAACTAAGTCTCATTCTTTATGAATTTCTTTAGAATCTTGTTAAATTAAAGTATGAATTTCgagccaatttttttttaacttattaaggtatttcatatttttttgcTGGAATATAAGACTATTAAGGTATATCTTATTGAATCTTGTTATATACACGTATATGTTAGTTTATTAAAGTAAAGTATGAATCTTGTATCTTGTTATATGGTCAAAAGTAGCCTATACGTATTTCATGTGAAGAACAACAGGTTTGTTACAGATATTATGttaaatttcaagaaaaatatattatatctaGGCTATACAAAATACCGGCCAGTATTTACAAAATACCGTGTAATACCGGTATACCTGCCTCACGAGAACAACTCCAgtatgattaaaataccggtatttaaaacattgaccAGAGGGTTCTAAAGAGGTATGGAACCACGATATACATTTGAAATTAATATGGCGTGCTTGTAAGTATACTAATAATTattctatctatatctatatttttatactatcttataaaacatttaactcttttaaaaatctcaaaagatgatttgaacaaCCTAAATTActctcctttattcattaatttaaatatctttacctaatatacttataatacccttaaatcttaaccactcatttttttctctcttctcaaatctcaactactcatttttttctctcccccataaatcattttatttctctaattaattaaaaatcttttatctcaaaaaccataccgataaagtataaaaattgtatgggtcaTGTTaattcattagagatgtcattccatatactttcgatgaaacTTTATATCCGGGTACGGAGCCTGTAcaactaaggcatttggctatcacactctatgacttatcactctatgacttatcacctcctatgaccatctcaccgccgcattacgcggataCTATTGCTCGTATCAATAAATACCAAATAGAGTTTCAAGGCAACAAACCGCTCTAAGGCCGAACGGAGTGAGGCGTCACCTTCCCAAGGAATGCCCAAAAAGCGTCAGGAACGCCTAGTACACCGCCCCTAGAGGCGTTCCGGTCAAAACAAATGTCTCACACTCTCACCGTTCGATTTTGGACGCCCCTTCACGCACCACTTTCTATGCAACTAGCCGTTGCAAACGCCTCTATTCcctttcttactttttttttttaacaaaataatccttcctatatatattgataaaaaacAATAAGGTTCTGGCAGATAGACTGAGTGTCTACCTGACAATTACAAGCAATGCAAAAAAGCAACAACCTCTACCACTAGCACCATGAGAACATGTCTCTCATAAGCGCAACCAAGTAACCTAACAACTGATTACAAATGGTCTTAAATCATTAATACAAACCTATTATGGTATCTAGTTGAGATTATCGTTGTCATCTTTGCactttaatcttaattttttctGTATTTGGTTTTGTTTAGTGATTTAgggtttctttttcttctttttgatcGTCTTTAAACCCTAATAGTTATTTCTCTCTTCTGATTTGTTACCCTCATCGTGATCGCGGCTGCCTGTGTATACTGTATAGTTTAGCTAGATTTGTTGACCTTGTTAACTTGTTAAGGGGATTGATTTGCTAGTAGGGTTTCCATTAGGATGTTAGGACTTTTCTGTTCGTTTCCTGCTTGTGGTGTTATTTGCTGATTTTGGTTATTTATTTGCATAGTTTAATTAGATAAGAGAGTATGAATTCATCCAAGGGTATTACTGTTGGCCTGACATCGAAGATTACAAAAATTGATGGGAAGCCTTCTATTGCACCTATACGTTGCATCCTTAAGAACCCTAAAAAAGGCTCAGATTCGAAAAAAAGGGTCATCTGGTTCAGATGACAATCTTAAAAACCCTAATAACACATTGGGTGGTGGTATAAACTCCACTGTTGAAACTCCCAGTGTGCAGGCTGATGATGATAATCCAGCTCCAACCTTGAATATTGATGAGGATCGAGATTCAAAATAGGATGGAATTGATGGTAATGATAAAAAAGTGAATTGATATAAATGCTTCGAGTATGAATGAGACACGGAAAGAGAAAATTCAAGAGGAACAGGTGCAGCAGAATGCAAGCCCACCGTCATATGCATCCAGGTTAAAAGAGAACAACCCCCAACGGAAGGTAAATTTCAAATTGCTTGAAGCTAATGAAGTAGTGGAAAATGCAGATAATGTTATCCCCATAGAATCACGTTATCTAAATTTCAAATTACAAGCTCGATTCAATAAAGTACTTTGTGGTAATTTCTTGGGTGATAGATTGGCTTTCCCAGTAGTTGAATACTATGCTAAAACCGTTTGGGCAAAGTGGGATTTCTAAAGTAATGATGAATGCAAAcgattttttcttctttaagttCAATTCCAGGGAGGGAATGGAAAAGGTCCTAAAAGGGGGTCCATGGATGATACATAATACTCCTATTTTTTTAAGGctctattcttgagttttattttgaggagaaaagaaaagaaatgataagaaacttttagtttttgtattcttgagtttttgttttaaaagaaaaggaatggaaagaaaggaaaaaagaggatgttttgatcccaaaactttcCTACCACTTTTTGCAAGATTTAGAAAAAAAAgtggtgaaattattattatacctcaaacttatataaaagttttaattactacaaggctataaatgtaaaattgtatctttttatcctttcttttacttatataaaggttttaattactctcaactttcttttcttttctttcaact
It encodes:
- the LOC122606817 gene encoding putative transcription elongation factor SPT5 homolog 1, coding for MSRRRNEYDDDVEEEDYAVDDDEEDYGNNSRKRRRSSSNFFDDVADEEEEEAYDDEEEDEDDEDYGGGRSRRGGGGKASKKAPSGAGFFELEADVDSDEEDEDDSGAEDDFIVNERVDPHDEEGARRMHHRPLLSREDDQEDVEALERIIQERFGRTRTEYDDDDATEVDQQALLPSVRDPKLWMVKCAIGHEREVAVCLMQKCIDRGSELQIRSAIALDHLKNYIYIEADKEAHVKEACKGMRNIYTGSKILLVPIKEMTDVLSVESKAIDLSRDTWVRMKIGTYKGDLAKVVDVDNVRQRVTVKLIPRIDLQALANKLEGRDVVKKKTFTPPPRFMNVDEAREMHIRVERRRDPMTGDYFENINGMMFKDGFLYKTVSMKSISTQNIQPSFDELEKFRQPSENGDGDIASLSTLFANRKKGHFMKGDRVIVIKGDLKNLKGWVEKVEEGTVHIKPSEEGLPRTLAVSERELCKYFEQGNHVKVVSGAQEGVTGMVVTVEGHVVNIVSDTTKEVVRVFSDNVVESSEVTSGITKIGDFELHDLVQLDNVNFGVIIRVDSEAFQVLKGVADRAEVQLVRLRDIKYKIDRKISAHDYYKNTVSVKDVVKVLEGPCKGRQGPVEHIYKGMLFIYDRHHLEHAGFICAKSQSCVLVGGSRANGDRNGNPLASRAAQLRTPTHLHNSPGRSPGRGGPPLPGGRHRGGGRGKDSLVGTSIKIRLGPFKGYKGRVVDVSGTSIRVELESQMRVIRVDRNQISDAVNVTTPYRDTHRYGSGSETPMHPSRTPLHPYMTPMRDPGATPIHDGMRTPMRDRAWNPYTPMSPPRDSWEDGNPGSWGTSPQYQPGSPRPRAYEAPTPGSGWANTPGGSYNEAGTPRDTTPAYANAPSPYLPSTPGGQPPMTPSSTFLPGTPGGQPMTPGGGGLDMMSPVVGGDNDGPWFLPDILVNLRRSGEDATVGVIREVLLDGACRVALGSSGNGDVITANPSEIEVVVPRKSDKIKIMGGAQRGATGKLIGVDGTDGIVKVDDTLDVKILDMVILAKLAHLS